GATCTTTTGGCAAAGATTGAAGGAAGCATACCACGTTCTGCCATACCCAAAAGTTGAAAGGAGTCGCTgctcatttcagccacaaacaTACCCATGTTTGACAAAGCAGAAGCTGCCAGGACCCAGGTTCTTAACCATACTCCTCCAAGCATTTTAGCAATATCTGCGAAATACCCGTCTGACCATAGTTCACGTTCTACTGGAACAGCTCCGGTACCAATCAGAAGAGGGAAAATGTATCCAACCACAACCAAGATAAGAGCATAAAAGAGAGATTTAGGAAGAGTTGTACCAGGGTTTTCCACCTCCCCTGCAAGCGTACTAATTGAATCCCAGTAATTAAGATTCCAAAACAGCGTGTTGAAGTACATACTCCAATTCACAGTCTCCAGATTTACCACAAACCAATTTGAAGGATTTAGTTCGGGGATTGCTATAAATCCCATGAATATGAAAGGAAGAAGTGAAAACACCCCCAGTAAGGTAGCAGCCCAACCCACTATTGTCATACCCCTGTAGTTCATGTAAGTGAGAATTGCTGTCAAAACCAACACGGCAATTGTCCTTGGGAGACCGCTCTCTAAGGCCGGAATTGCTGATTTGAGATAGTCAAGAAACAGAACAGGGTATAGAGCGTTATCAATCACCCCACTGAGCCATTTTACCCATCCTTGCTGAAAGCCCCAGTATGGACCCAAAGCCGATGAGACCCAAACAACATATCCCCCATTCTCGGGGAACATAGTACCCATTTCTGCAGTTATCAAGGCCTCTGGAACACTCCATATGATGGCAAAAACCAGAAAACCAAGGAGGGCTAAAAGGGGACCGGCTGCCTGGACACTATCTTCGACACCAAATGGACCTCCCGAAACCTCGTAGAAGATCAAGAAGACGAGAGGTATAATTGAAACCTTTTGATACTTAATTAAGTCGTGCGAGGATCCTTCCCCCAAACCAACATACTCAGCAACATTGTTGTCCGACATTTTAGGATTACTTTGCCTAATAGGTAAGTTTCTATGTTTCTGCACATAACAGAGTAAACATACCGTTACGAAAAGCCATGGCTTTCTAGATTGGAAAGTTAAAGTGGAAATAGGAAGCGAAAAATGCAGGCCTTCCGCTAATCACCATTTCAAATTATCAGAATCTACCTTTGTTCTTAGCTATCAGCATATCTAAAGCTACTAGCCAAAGCAAAAACTTTCAATCAAAGACAGATACTTTAGCAAAtcaaaaaacataaatttaattgaACTGCTTAACTATTTTAAGTAAATGCTACTCGCACACAAAAAAGACAACTTGTTATCATTCACCAATACAAAATTCTCTACTCAAATCGCAAACAAATCTGCTCATTTCATCAATCAAAGAATCTCCAGCCACAAAACACAGGTAAACAGGCAAAAGAATCTCAAAACACAAACACCCACCAAAACTATCACATCAaattggtataaaaaaaaaccaataacaATGTGGGTTCTCTCAAAAGTTCAAACCAGCCATATAAACCAAAATTCGCAAACCCCAATTGGGCAAATTCTAAATTAATACAGCATCAATCAATAAAATCCCCAATTGGAAAAGTACCTCTTCTCTGACTCAACAATCTGCGATCTCTAGAACAAATCAGTGAAGAACGCCAAAATTAGGCGTTGAGTAAATAAGGAGGAGGAGCTAACCATGAAATGGAGGCGAGAGAAGTGACGTAATCGGAATTGCTGTGCGTTTATCGATGCGTAGTGATGTCAGGGAAAAGAGCATCCGAGTCTCAACCACGCGTCCGACTCAGTGGACACCCACGAGGAGTCTGATTCAGCTGCAGAGTGAGAGCGCTGCATCGCCAAGTTGGACACGGTTGGAGAGAAAAACAAACACAGATTCTGAAGTGTTGCATTTTGAACTTTCAAGGAGTTGATTTATTATAAGGACTATCGGGCTGTCAGATACGGGAAAAACATGTTTTTATCGTGTTTGATTGGATATGACAAAATGAGTTTTACGTCTGATGTTATTCACACATCTTTCTATTTTTCACACACacgttattttaatttttttttgtccaacagggcGGAGTcaggattttttttctttggtgggCTAGCtaaaattaggggtgggcatggGCTCAAAATTGGAGGGATCAGACCTGAATTGTTTGAAAATACAACAGGGTGGGGTGGGGCGGATTTTACTATTTTAAAATTGAGAACCGGACCTAACCCGGCTCGTATAAAACGGGGCCAGTTCCTACGggtccaacaggtacaataattgtttttctttctaatcTTTAGTATCCTAGATTCCCAGTCGAAGAGGGTGCCACCGGAGACAAATCAGAGAACTGTAGCCGGtgaaattgatcaattttcagtATCCCACTCTCCTTTGCAATTACCGAAGCACATCGACATCACCCCATCCAAGCTCCTTCCTTAGGTGCTGCGAGAAAATCCTGCAAGCGTCCATCCTCACATTTTCGCTAACTAATTTTCAGTATCCCACTATCATCGATATTTATTCAACCATGCTTTCCTAACTAATTTACTGGATTAATAGCTTAATCAGAAATGTTAACAGATGGCTTAAAGTTAAATTACTAACCGTGCAGAGGAGATTACCAACTGTTCGACTGCATCCATTAGTAACCGCTGCCTAAAATTATTCAAGAACAACAAAATAAGTagactaaaaatataaatccgTGGGATTATGAATTGCATGCATTTAAATCGGAAAACCCCGAAAATTaagcagaaaaagaagaaaaaaaaatcaatgattGAGAACCTCGTGAATGACGACGGTGAGGTTGGTGGTGACTTTGTTGTTGGCGATGGTGTTTTTGGCATCCAATCCAACTTTGAGGAAGAGCATGAGGTTTTTCTCCTTCTCAGAGGAGCCGGCGTCGTCCTTGTCGGGCATGGCTGAAACGGGAAGAACTCTGGAGACCAATTGACCCCCAAAGACTAAAGGTGTCGAGATTTGGAGGCTGGAAATGATTgctgaaaggaagaagaacACCGGCCAGTTAATGAATGGACAAAGCTGGGAGAATTTGAGATTGAGGTCGAAAGGAGTCGGGGACTCGGGAGGACTCTGGAGTTTGGAGAATTTGACATAACCTATGTGTCTATGTGTTAGAAATAAATGGTGGAGATTTGATCTCCCTATAATGAACGGTGGAAAAGGTTCAGGCCGGGGGCCCTGTTTTCTCTGAAATTCGTACTCGCCCTGCCCCACTAATTAAATGGACCCGTCCTGCCCCTGACACGCCCCAATCTCAAAATCCCcaaataccaggataggcacgtgttGGCTGAGACCCGAGGGTGATGAAGCCATTTTCACACGCGTGCGAATTTAAAATATTGGATTAGTAAGAGATTTATTAATGCAGAACCGTGTTCAGAGTATACAACTACTTAAGAGTAATAtgaaaaatttattataaaaaggtATGAACAAAGGAAAAAGTCATGCATTGAGAAGACTCGAATATACCTATGTGGACGTGCTCTGACTCTGGGATCGTGTGCCTCGATTCTATCTCCTGAGGGGGCACAAAAATagaaaaggtgagtggaccataatttataataatactaataatacgaAAATCATTTTCTGTTGACGGTGTATGAAACCTTCTTTccaggattcgaagaagaagtgAAGTCGTACCTAGCTTTcaacatgagtttgtaggcgtttggatcaaaaccttcttcggtccttttGGTTgcgagaaagcttggttccaccccctttggtagagcttttatgaagccttgtggtaatcttgcaaccttagcgtcGCCTAGCTGTGTTagaggcaaaactgcattcgtcttgagcaactttacattatccatatACTGCTGTGCATCAGCTTTGCTTGCTCCAGTTTCGAAcggagattgaccattctttcttctcgacatcaggatgtatcggaagacgggtgtgtttggtccatttgagggcgtcctactccctttggttgttgcaagtttagcaagctcatcattGTTCTTGCTTGAAGAAGGCATAGCTtctccttcttgcttcttgggcatggcttgccactcctgctttttaggtgttgctttgcctgtggatttgatctcttttggaagagtttcgggcatcatgtcttcatccatgtagaactttgTGTCTgggaaatgtgattcggcttcggtgaatggtttggtgttaccatagatcaccttcactaattctcggtagaattttaagcattggtgaatggtggacggtactacttcattcgcatggatccaaggccttcctaagagcaagccataggaagttcttgcatcaatcacgtggaatatcgtgattgacttgagttcaccaatggtcatctccactcggatcatgcccatcgttttttgtcctccttgattaaaaccttggattagtagacgactgAGGGACAATTCAtccgccttgatgccgattgtagtcattgttgactttggcatggtgtttatggctgatccaccattcacaagtatgcggttgactttgtgctcccttacgtacccagtGACGAAGAGAGgatggttgtgaggcttggatcctagcaacaAGTCTTCATCGGTGAAGTGGATTGTGTCATTGGCGGCACaacatgtggcacattcatatggtcgaagcttcaagccttcgttcttgccTTCTTGCACTTTGTGGTCATTGAGACTCTCCAAGACCGCTGCAAGTGCTCTTCGCATCTATTTTGGTAATCGTAAcgcttcctcaatgctaaagtgtATCGGTAGGCCTTCTTTGGGTGTGAGGGCAATTTCTCCCCCAATGGCGATGGCTTTGCCTTCtgaaggttcttccatttctacttcaaccatgtgacatgcagcgatagtgcactgttggaagaagtcattcgggaagtactcatgcaaggagacaggaatgcgtggctcttgctccataggttccccaacATATGTTGGCTTAGTAGCTTTTACGTTTTTTTGGGGCTTTCTACTGTTGcagctgttggaaatgtgccctaaaaccaatcatatgatgatactttacgaacatttcacatgttaaactaaaatagtttaatttaaagggcaaagattattgtttgaagccatctcatataaatgttatacgcttaaatgataagtccaaggaatatgtaattgggagaatgcgatctaaagaagttagattcatgagaccattctctttcatatacatatcctaaacgttcctgatcatatgattgccaattgggcattgacagtccgttaagatcagtacgtgctatgtcttttcttagggagagtgattgGTCTTGAGTCAttagtgtgactgacaccaagacaagttcGTAGGtactcaatagagaatgagttcattgaacgcgatcaacaaggagttctcatactcatgtcacatgagaactcatggttgggataatgcaaagtagtcctttgacctgaggcatcatagttgtcttgtggttaagtccttgatatttgactatgtcaaagtcactcaatCCGAGGGTGTCcatgacatagttggggttaagccacttagccataaaggcaagtgaatgcgcaacaagggatctctaaccttcaaactgtttgagggagaatactctatgatatgattaagaatctctgaccagagtatgaatgagatttaggaagtcattccaaatcacattctaggtaatcatataagtaaatgaatcacattggatagtagacatgaataaactatcaaaccaaacaatgtggtcaagagtattgtattagagaaagaccgtattgcattgtaatcctaaactgaataggttctccacctcttctgattagcttgggtaaccatgacatactgctaggtgtcactcatgatttgtggaagccctaaatgtgtataatcactaaagggagaattgaaagtaagtttcaattcacaatggatttgaaagagttctaatcgcccactgcctcgctaaaaggaacctaatggatcgtacatagtgtaaggtagagattgaagaaacaacagagatgagtaaggataattaaatggtttaattatttatggctaggattaattaatatgttaattaatcaaacgaataagttcgttatagacctcgggttagttttgggccacaaggtccaatgggatttgaatgtcaagcccattaactcaagttgtatgacaacttgaaaccaCAAAgagcttgaaagcccaatgaacccttaatggccggcaatatagagaggggtagtgaacttggcttaattgcaagtttgccactccattgtgaggtggtataaaagcaactttatagctatttcatccttagggtttcttttggagaaaaagatgagaacacaagctcccttttctctctaagaggccggccaccttagagGATTTTAgttagcaatcttacttcctctaggtcactcatctcttcttcaagtcctaccttggtgtggagacttagaggttctcaactttgggaacttggagaatcctttcaaccatgcTTAtctaagaaatccatggagctaagaagcaaggaatgaatgccctctccttgggtgattagcctttgcttgtGCAAAGagaaatcaacaaaggtataaaatttctcaactcactttgttcttgagttgagtcttggttcacataactactaggctttgaatttcatgggtaatgttttgttttgagtgcatacaagcatgattccgcctttaattgttaattgcatgccataaatgttgctcaaatgaacatgtttttcacaaaatttccttcagcgGCAACGATgctttctcacttgttccacctttggtctagtggcttgtggttttggttttcttgtttttttgtaggtcaccaatgtccatccttctttATCATCGGTATGTGCATCTTGATCGCTTGCCCCCAGTGATGGTTATGCCGAAGGTGCCGTTCAGCTTGAGCATTGGCGGGAATGCTCAAGTGTTGCTTGGAGAGGTACGGGATCGAAAGATCCAAACgcaattgtagtagtatgtgttgcggccGTGTCTTTAAGGTCGAGCTCGATTCGCCTTCGTTGTGCTAGCTTCGAGGTTGAGGTTAAGGTCGATATACCTGTCAAATGCGTTACCTTTTAGCGAGCACACAAACTGCTTGatgaggtagtctccctccgttccagcattgttgcaggtttcaatgaaatgggcgACATGTTATTTcaggtttccctttccatcgaactgcatgaaTTTTGGCGGCTGATAACCCTTCGGCATTTTCAAAatgtcaatcttcttggagtaaggCTTTGAATATAGTACGGAGTCCTGTGAGcttccttcgtactgtgccttgatggtgctggcgatcatctcctgcagctgctggatagaaagaaaTCCCATGAGTACCACTGCTtagtctggctccggcttcacatcgactTTCTCCACCGGGGGCTCATCTTCTTCGCCAgcttctccctttagtggattaCCCTTTAGGTCGGGTTTCTCGTTTCGCTGCGCCTCCAATTGGTTAATGAGTGTAGcgatttgtgaatttttttcatccacaatccgtgttagccttgcgatcgcttcattcatatgagccagttgctcatcgattgaagttacttcagtggtcatgacttgcatggctgagctGCCGCTTGAGTCGGCATTAGAAATCATGGAACCAGAGTACTTGCTTAGGCTTTCCTCCCTTGGCGCCCTTAgtgaggccagggtgatcacatgTTCATGCATTGGATGCTCTTATTCCTTCGgcggagttgatgcaggggTAAAAGAGGTGGcagaaagagctcttgccttACTTCGAGTTGTGACGCCCGAAGTGACACCACCTGCGGTGATGACGCTCTTGTTCCTTACATTGGTTGGgagaacaacttgagccttctttgatgccatttgtgctttttgcggattcaaagatagagatgagaggtagagaaaggtcccactgggcgtgccaaatttgtaaacacggaaatttctgcgatgaacgagacaagaacacgtgtacaaaataatatttgtattaatgatttaggggttacaatcttttctacaaatttagcctctgattcgatcttcgtaatgtgtggatttgtggattgggttgttgatccaaaggccatcggggcttgatcttaggataaacagttgtgcggATTTGTTGACGTCGTTGATCTAAATGGGcggtcggggcttgatctagggatgaacggatgatgaatgatgaacactttcttcaaggggccgtcgaggcttgatcttgaatgaggaagttcttcaaaggccattggggcttgatcttgaatgaggatttgacaaagaatgaaaagagctttcttgatccttcagaatttgcttgggagctttggagtttcaaagctttaaggttttggtgtgaggtgaattggttatcaaTTGGTGtcccaaaatgaatgccttggcttcctatttatagaattccaaaacttgatttatttggatttaaataatcagatgaataaatcatttctgccaagtgttgacacgtgtcatatttgatgacttttttgatgattctcgatttttcgttgagtcacatgctatgtgtaaaatttatgtgacacgtgaacgttgaaattttgattattgatcaacatttattttaccaaaatttcgatgtctacactttgttcaacaccttggtAGCCTTAAAACTATGTGGAATGAGTTGGATATATATCTTCCTCATACCACTGATCCATCTATTCTTCTCAAACGTGCTGAGGAAGATAAGATATATCAGTTCCTAGGAAGCTTAAGCTCTGAGTATGAAGATCTCAGAAGCCACATTTTAATGATCATGGAGCTGCCATCGTTTCAAAATGTTTGTGCTATCGTGCAACgtgaagaagcaagaagaagggTGATGAACCAAGAGTCAAGCTATAAACCGCTTAAGACTCAAGGGTATGCTATGAACTGCAAGCCGACAACAAGGCATACAATGTGAGGTATCCACATCTAAAGTGCAAGTACTGCAATGCTACAGGGTATGTGGAAGAAAAGTGCTGGGAACTACATCTAGAGCTGAAACTTAAGTTCAATAAAAATGTTAGGCCATTCACTCCCCGAGCATCATAGACAACCCCTTACAAAGCATAACATACTACAAACCATGCCTCGAGCTCACTCAACTATGGTTCAGTAGACTTCACTGCAAATCCCTTGTCTCTTATAAATGAATGTGCAAcatatcttcaaagcaaaggaCATGGAGGGTTGTACCAACTCCCAAGGTCGAGAGTGACAATCACACTACACTTCTTGGCCAGTTTGCTGGGTTCCTTGCTGACCATGATTATATCCCTCCTGATGAAGTTGCAGGTATCTTAAGCTCTTTCTCAACTGAACTCCAAACTAATATTGAACTTGATTATTGGATGATTGACTCACGTGCCACTGTTCATATGACAAATAAAGTCTCAAACTTGCATGTCTTTCATCATTTTCCAAAACCTTCTCAAGTGTCagttgcaaatggaaaaactGTCTCGGTAATGAGTAGAGGAAAAATATATTTGAGTCTAGTGCCTTATATGGTccatcttttcctttcaaattacTTCCATAGAGCAACTCACTTCCATTCTAAAATGCATTGCCATTTTCTCACTAACTAATGTGATTTTTTCAGGATTGTATCACTAAGAAGATGATtggtgaaggttttttttttttttttttttttttttttctaaatggcTTGTATTATTTTTTCAAGAAGCCCCATCTACCTAAAGCTCTTCAAGCAAACTCAAGTAACCCCTAGGATCAACAACATTGGCATTAAAGTATAGCTTatcctgttggaaatgtgccctaaaaccaatcatatgatgatactttacggacatttcacatgttaaactaatctagtttaatatcaagggcaaagattattgtttaagccgtctcatataaatgttatatgcttaaacgataaagtccaaggaatatgtgattgggagaatgcaatctaaagaagttagattcatgagaccattctttcgtagacacatcctaaacgttcctgatcatatgattgccaattgggctttgacaatccgttaagatcagtacgtgctgtgtcttctctcagggagagtgactagtctcgagtcattggtgtgtgtgacattaaGACAAGtgcgtaggtgctcaatagagaatgagtccactgaacacgatcaacgaagagttctcatactcatgtcacatgaga
This genomic interval from Malus domestica chromosome 05, GDT2T_hap1 contains the following:
- the LOC103410599 gene encoding probable polyamine transporter At1g31830 isoform X1 translates to MSDNNVAEYVGLGEGSSHDLIKYQKVSIIPLVFLIFYEVSGGPFGVEDSVQAAGPLLALLGFLVFAIIWSVPEALITAEMGTMFPENGGYVVWVSSALGPYWGFQQGWVKWLSGVIDNALYPVLFLDYLKSAIPALESGLPRTIAVLVLTAILTYMNYRGMTIVGWAATLLGVFSLLPFIFMGFIAIPELNPSNWFVVNLETVNWSMYFNTLFWNLNYWDSISTLAGEVENPGTTLPKSLFYALILVVVGYIFPLLIGTGAVPVERELWSDGYFADIAKMLGGVWLRTWVLAASALSNMGMFVAEMSSDSFQLLGMAERGMLPSIFAKRSPHGTPLTGILFSASGVILLSFLSFQEIVAAENYLYCFGMIMEFIAFVKLRMKHPAASRPFKIPVGTVGAILICIPPTLLIFVVLALATPKVMVISIAAMIIGLLLQPCIEYTKNKRWFNFSTKSDLPDIHNAYDQCSIVA
- the LOC103410599 gene encoding probable polyamine transporter At1g31830 isoform X2, whose translation is MKHRNLPIRQSNPKMSDNNVAEYVGLGEGSSHDLIKYQKVSIIPLVFLIFYEVSGGPFGVEDSVQAAGPLLALLGFLVFAIIWSVPEALITAEMGTMFPENGGYVVWVSSALGPYWGFQQGWVKWLSGVIDNALYPVLFLDYLKSAIPALESGLPRTIAVLVLTAILTYMNYRGMTIVGWAATLLGVFSLLPFIFMGFIAIPELNPSNWFVVNLETVNWSMYFNTLFWNLNYWDSISTLAGEVENPGTTLPKSLFYALILVVVGYIFPLLIGTGAVPVERELWSDGYFADIAKMLGGVWLRTWVLAASALSNMGMFVAEMSSDSFQLLGMAERGMLPSIFAKRSPHGTPLTGILFSASGVILLSFLSFQEIVAAENYLYCFGMIMEFIAFVKLRMKHPAASRPFKIPVGTVGAILICIPPTLLIFVVLALATPKVMVISIAAMIIGLLLQPCIEYTKNKRWFNFSTKSDLPDIHNAYDQCSIVA